In Lacerta agilis isolate rLacAgi1 chromosome 1, rLacAgi1.pri, whole genome shotgun sequence, the following proteins share a genomic window:
- the TMEM138 gene encoding transmembrane protein 138, producing the protein MLQTSNYSLVLSLQFLLLFYDLFVNSFSELLRMAPVIQLVLFIIQDIAILFNVIIIFLMFFNTFVFQAGLVNLLFQKFKGTIVLSATYLALSISFHIWVMNLRWKNSNYFVWTDGLQTLFVFQRMVAVLYYYFYKRTAVHLGDPRFYQDSLWLRKEFAQAHS; encoded by the exons ATGCTCCAAACCAGCAACTATAGCCTGGTGCTTTCCTTGCAGTTCCTACTGCTGTTCTATGACCTCTTTGTCAACTCCTTCTCGGAGCTGCTGCGCATGGCGCCCGTCATCCAGCTTGTGCTTTTCAT CATTCAGGATATTGCCATCCTCTTCAAtgtcatcatcatcttcctcatGTTCTTCAATACCTTCGTCTTCCAGGCTGGCCTGGTTAATCTTCTGTTCCAGAAATTTAAAGGGACCATTGTCCTGTCAGCAACATACCTTGCTTTGAGCATATCCTTCCACATCTGGGTCATG AACCTCCGCTGGAAAAATTCCAACTATTTTGTGTGGACAGATGGGCTGCAgactctttttgttttccagagaATGG TGGCTGTGCTGTACTACTACTTCTATAAGAGGACGGCTGTGCATTTGGGAGATCCCCGTTTCTATCAGGACTCTCTTTGGCTACGGAAAGAGTTTGCACAAGCGCACAGTTGA
- the LOC117051155 gene encoding cytochrome b ascorbate-dependent protein 3 isoform X2, which produces MSRDDGAEGDLELWNYFSRRSPRLRRKRGVLPVNRMVPRVSFLLLSILLGILGILCVVFTVYWTQHWLGGFAWDGSSKMFNWHPVFMVTGMLVLTGAAVLVYRVPFSWSGPKLPWKLLHAGLTLAAFILIVLGLVAVFEYHNKQGIANMYSLHSWLGLGAVLLFSCQWAMGFASFLLPWAPTWFRALYKPIHVFFGSAILPLVVAACISGINEKLFFKLTNTTTPYSQLPAEAWFANILGMLILVFGLLVLFALAMPVWKRPDMNLQDTQEPLLQEDK; this is translated from the exons ATGAGCAGAGACGATGGAGCTGAAGGGGACCTGGAGCTTTGGAACTACTTTTCCCGGCGCTCCCCGCGACTCAGGCGGAAGCGAG GTGTGCTCCCTGTGAACAGAATGGTGCCCAGAGTCTCATTCTTGCTTCTCTCAATCCTACTGGGAATTCTGGGGATCTTGTGTGTGGTGTTCACAGTCTACTGGACCCAACACTGGCTTGGTGGCTTTGCCTGGGATGGTTCTTCTAAGATGTTTAACTGGCATCCAGTTTTCATGGTGACAGGAATGTTGGTCTTGACTGGTGCAG cgGTGCTAGTGTATCGCGTGCCCTTCTCTTGGTCGGGGCCCAAGCTTCCATGGAAGCTGCTGCATGCAGGACTGACTTTGGCAGCATTCATCCTAATTGTCCTGGGACTGGTGGCCGTCTTTGAATATCACAACAAACAGGGCATTGCCAACATGTACTCCCTCCACAGCTGGCTAGGGCttggtgctgtgctgcttttctcCTGTCAG TGGGCCATGGGCTTTGCTTCTTTCTTGCTGCCTTGGGCTCCCACCTGGTTCCGAGCCTTGTACAAGCCCATCCATGTCTTCTTTGGCTCTGCCATCCTCCCTTTAGTTGTGGCCGCCTGCATCTCAGGCATCAATGAGAAGCTTTTCTTCAAACT GACGAACACAACCACACCCTACTCTCAGCTTCCTGCAGAGGCATGGTTTGCCAACATACTGGGGATGCTGATCCTGGTCTTTGGGCTACTGGTGCTGTTTGCCCTTGCCATGCCAGTATGGAAGCGTCCAGATATGAATTTGCAAGATACCCAagag CCCTTGCTACAGGAAGATAAATGA
- the LOC117051155 gene encoding cytochrome b ascorbate-dependent protein 3 isoform X1, whose amino-acid sequence MVCGGHIIEFSSSDPASWTPPYFGLQNYVTEKQFSAEGRKAELGSKEREETKTLLVPEPADGWVAFTASWCLAFSGVLPVNRMVPRVSFLLLSILLGILGILCVVFTVYWTQHWLGGFAWDGSSKMFNWHPVFMVTGMLVLTGAAVLVYRVPFSWSGPKLPWKLLHAGLTLAAFILIVLGLVAVFEYHNKQGIANMYSLHSWLGLGAVLLFSCQWAMGFASFLLPWAPTWFRALYKPIHVFFGSAILPLVVAACISGINEKLFFKLTNTTTPYSQLPAEAWFANILGMLILVFGLLVLFALAMPVWKRPDMNLQDTQEPLLQEDK is encoded by the exons ATGGTCTGTGGTGGACATATTATTGAATTTAGTTCCTCTGACCCAGCGTCTTGGACTCCACCCTATTTTGGGTTACAAAACTATGTGACAGAAAAGCAGTTCTCTGCTGAAGGGAGGAAAGCAGAACTAGGTAGTAAGGAAAGGGAGGAGACAAAAACCTTGCTGGTGCCGGAACCAGCAGATGGTTGGGTAGCTTTTACAGCTAGCTGGTGTCTTGCCTTCTCAGGTGTGCTCCCTGTGAACAGAATGGTGCCCAGAGTCTCATTCTTGCTTCTCTCAATCCTACTGGGAATTCTGGGGATCTTGTGTGTGGTGTTCACAGTCTACTGGACCCAACACTGGCTTGGTGGCTTTGCCTGGGATGGTTCTTCTAAGATGTTTAACTGGCATCCAGTTTTCATGGTGACAGGAATGTTGGTCTTGACTGGTGCAG cgGTGCTAGTGTATCGCGTGCCCTTCTCTTGGTCGGGGCCCAAGCTTCCATGGAAGCTGCTGCATGCAGGACTGACTTTGGCAGCATTCATCCTAATTGTCCTGGGACTGGTGGCCGTCTTTGAATATCACAACAAACAGGGCATTGCCAACATGTACTCCCTCCACAGCTGGCTAGGGCttggtgctgtgctgcttttctcCTGTCAG TGGGCCATGGGCTTTGCTTCTTTCTTGCTGCCTTGGGCTCCCACCTGGTTCCGAGCCTTGTACAAGCCCATCCATGTCTTCTTTGGCTCTGCCATCCTCCCTTTAGTTGTGGCCGCCTGCATCTCAGGCATCAATGAGAAGCTTTTCTTCAAACT GACGAACACAACCACACCCTACTCTCAGCTTCCTGCAGAGGCATGGTTTGCCAACATACTGGGGATGCTGATCCTGGTCTTTGGGCTACTGGTGCTGTTTGCCCTTGCCATGCCAGTATGGAAGCGTCCAGATATGAATTTGCAAGATACCCAagag CCCTTGCTACAGGAAGATAAATGA
- the LOC117051155 gene encoding cytochrome b ascorbate-dependent protein 3 isoform X3 gives MVPRVSFLLLSILLGILGILCVVFTVYWTQHWLGGFAWDGSSKMFNWHPVFMVTGMLVLTGAAVLVYRVPFSWSGPKLPWKLLHAGLTLAAFILIVLGLVAVFEYHNKQGIANMYSLHSWLGLGAVLLFSCQWAMGFASFLLPWAPTWFRALYKPIHVFFGSAILPLVVAACISGINEKLFFKLTNTTTPYSQLPAEAWFANILGMLILVFGLLVLFALAMPVWKRPDMNLQDTQEPLLQEDK, from the exons ATGGTGCCCAGAGTCTCATTCTTGCTTCTCTCAATCCTACTGGGAATTCTGGGGATCTTGTGTGTGGTGTTCACAGTCTACTGGACCCAACACTGGCTTGGTGGCTTTGCCTGGGATGGTTCTTCTAAGATGTTTAACTGGCATCCAGTTTTCATGGTGACAGGAATGTTGGTCTTGACTGGTGCAG cgGTGCTAGTGTATCGCGTGCCCTTCTCTTGGTCGGGGCCCAAGCTTCCATGGAAGCTGCTGCATGCAGGACTGACTTTGGCAGCATTCATCCTAATTGTCCTGGGACTGGTGGCCGTCTTTGAATATCACAACAAACAGGGCATTGCCAACATGTACTCCCTCCACAGCTGGCTAGGGCttggtgctgtgctgcttttctcCTGTCAG TGGGCCATGGGCTTTGCTTCTTTCTTGCTGCCTTGGGCTCCCACCTGGTTCCGAGCCTTGTACAAGCCCATCCATGTCTTCTTTGGCTCTGCCATCCTCCCTTTAGTTGTGGCCGCCTGCATCTCAGGCATCAATGAGAAGCTTTTCTTCAAACT GACGAACACAACCACACCCTACTCTCAGCTTCCTGCAGAGGCATGGTTTGCCAACATACTGGGGATGCTGATCCTGGTCTTTGGGCTACTGGTGCTGTTTGCCCTTGCCATGCCAGTATGGAAGCGTCCAGATATGAATTTGCAAGATACCCAagag CCCTTGCTACAGGAAGATAAATGA